The Streptomyces sp. NBC_01197 genome window below encodes:
- a CDS encoding sec-independent translocase, whose amino-acid sequence MFNDVGPLEIVTLVVLAVIVFGPDKLPKVIQDVTRTIRKIREFSESAKEDIRTELGPEFKDFEFEDLNPRTFVRKQLMDGSDELGLKEIRSSFDLKKEISEITDVVNGRSSSDESDTETAAEIAPSSANGSSTGPDLLKKSGPDLQKKSVTVDTEERPPFDADAT is encoded by the coding sequence GTGTTCAATGACGTAGGCCCCCTCGAGATCGTGACGCTCGTGGTCCTCGCCGTGATCGTTTTCGGCCCGGACAAGCTGCCGAAGGTCATCCAGGACGTCACTCGTACGATCCGGAAGATCCGCGAGTTCTCCGAGAGCGCCAAGGAGGACATCCGCACCGAACTCGGCCCCGAGTTCAAGGACTTCGAGTTCGAGGACCTGAACCCCAGGACGTTCGTGCGCAAGCAGCTCATGGACGGCAGTGACGAGCTCGGGCTCAAGGAGATCCGCAGCAGCTTCGACCTGAAGAAGGAGATCTCCGAGATCACCGACGTGGTGAACGGCAGGTCGAGCAGTGACGAGAGTGACACGGAGACCGCGGCCGAGATCGCCCCGAGTAGCGCCAATGGCTCATCGACAGGCCCGGACCTGCTGAAGAAGAGCGGCCCTGACCTGCAGAAGAAGAGTGTGACGGTCGACACCGAAGAGCGTCCGCCGTTCGACGCCGACGCCACCTGA
- a CDS encoding S1C family serine protease: MQHPAQLPVQQPSQWLRYDPWGAPPSPPPPSAGEMRHRRGAVVVMVVVALVTGVIGGGLGAYSVLNGSFSDVRLPQAGKESPARAPGTVARIAESALPGVVTLHVRGSAEADTGTGFVLDREGRILTNNHVVEPAGSTGDITVTFSGGETAKAQVVGRDSGYDLAVVKVTGVSGLTPLPLGNSDNVQVGDPVVAIGAPFDLPNTVTSGIISAKDRPITSGSGKNDGSDVSYVDALQTDAPINPGNSGGPLVDARARVVGINSAIRAADGSSDSESGQGGSIGLGFAIPVNQAKRVAEELINHGKAAHPVIGVTLDMKYAGDGARVADRANDGGPAVAAGGAGAAAGIKPGDIVTGVDGEPVHSAPDLIVRIRAHRPGDKLALTVRRDSRDRPVTLTLGSADGR; the protein is encoded by the coding sequence GTGCAGCACCCCGCCCAGCTGCCCGTACAGCAGCCCTCGCAGTGGCTGCGCTACGACCCGTGGGGCGCGCCCCCTTCACCGCCTCCGCCGTCCGCCGGGGAGATGCGGCACCGGCGCGGAGCGGTCGTGGTCATGGTGGTGGTCGCGCTGGTCACCGGTGTCATCGGCGGCGGTCTTGGCGCGTACTCCGTGCTGAACGGCTCGTTCTCGGACGTCCGGCTCCCCCAGGCCGGCAAGGAGAGCCCCGCCCGGGCGCCGGGCACCGTGGCGAGGATCGCGGAGAGCGCGCTGCCCGGCGTGGTCACCCTGCATGTGAGGGGCAGCGCCGAGGCGGATACGGGTACCGGCTTCGTCCTCGATCGCGAGGGGCGCATCCTCACCAACAATCACGTGGTCGAACCCGCGGGCTCCACGGGCGACATCACCGTCACGTTCAGCGGCGGCGAGACCGCCAAGGCCCAGGTCGTCGGCCGGGACAGCGGCTACGACCTGGCCGTGGTCAAGGTCACCGGGGTGTCCGGGCTCACCCCGCTGCCGCTGGGCAACTCCGACAACGTGCAGGTCGGCGACCCGGTCGTCGCCATCGGTGCCCCCTTCGACCTCCCCAACACAGTGACCTCCGGCATCATCAGCGCCAAGGACCGCCCGATCACGTCGGGCAGCGGGAAGAACGACGGCAGCGACGTCAGCTATGTCGACGCGCTCCAGACCGACGCCCCGATCAACCCGGGCAACTCGGGCGGCCCGCTGGTGGACGCCAGGGCCCGCGTCGTCGGCATCAACAGCGCCATCCGCGCCGCCGACGGCAGCTCGGACTCCGAGAGCGGCCAGGGCGGCTCGATCGGGCTCGGGTTCGCGATCCCCGTCAACCAGGCGAAGCGCGTCGCCGAGGAGCTCATCAACCACGGCAAGGCCGCGCACCCCGTGATCGGTGTCACACTCGACATGAAGTACGCGGGCGACGGCGCCCGGGTGGCGGACCGGGCGAACGACGGCGGCCCGGCAGTGGCGGCGGGGGGCGCGGGGGCGGCCGCCGGCATCAAGCCGGGGGACATCGTCACAGGTGTGGACGGTGAACCGGTGCACAGCGCACCCGACCTGATCGTCAGGATCCGGGCACACCGGCCGGGCGACAAGCTTGCCCTCACCGTCCGCCGGGACAGCCGGGACCGGCCTGTGACCTTGACTCTTGGATCGGCCGACGGCAGATGA
- a CDS encoding anti-sigma factor family protein: protein MSGSSPTPAEQHLGDRLAALVDGELKHDARERVLAHLATCAKCKTEADAQRRLKSVFAETAPPPPSEGLLARLQAMPGGPGGDPGRGPFSGRFTDEFFGPRASDGRPSGPRIESFGYVPVGPHATTIPDGGPAGGFRVHPVGRSDQERSAWRGRRFAFAAASAFSLAAIALGGTLPFDGAESPVSHTDGPPNNVTPMIATDPVGIGADLRHRRTHDGAQPANGGRAPVLPTAFAGRHSASASGARPARQSLYSLTTPLVTVSSLSAVRPPMAAATPPAQPSAQSSPTATPPALPAAPGASGLPASTGH, encoded by the coding sequence GTGAGTGGATCCAGTCCGACCCCGGCCGAGCAGCACCTCGGGGACCGGCTCGCCGCACTGGTCGACGGTGAGTTGAAGCACGACGCCCGCGAGCGGGTGCTCGCGCACCTGGCCACCTGTGCGAAGTGCAAGACCGAGGCCGACGCGCAGCGCCGGCTGAAAAGCGTCTTCGCCGAGACCGCGCCCCCGCCGCCCTCCGAAGGGCTGCTCGCCCGCCTCCAGGCGATGCCCGGCGGACCCGGCGGCGACCCCGGCCGTGGCCCTTTCAGCGGCCGCTTCACCGACGAGTTCTTCGGACCCCGGGCGTCGGACGGGCGCCCCTCGGGCCCCCGGATCGAATCCTTCGGCTATGTGCCCGTCGGACCACATGCCACCACGATTCCGGACGGCGGTCCGGCCGGCGGTTTCCGGGTCCACCCGGTGGGCCGGAGCGATCAGGAGCGGTCGGCCTGGCGCGGTCGGCGATTCGCGTTCGCGGCCGCCAGCGCGTTCTCGCTGGCCGCCATCGCACTGGGCGGCACGCTGCCGTTCGACGGCGCGGAGTCCCCGGTGTCGCACACCGACGGGCCGCCCAACAACGTCACACCGATGATCGCCACGGACCCGGTCGGCATCGGCGCGGACCTGCGCCACCGCCGTACCCACGACGGCGCCCAGCCGGCCAACGGCGGGCGGGCCCCGGTCCTGCCCACCGCTTTCGCCGGGCGTCACTCGGCATCCGCATCGGGCGCGCGTCCGGCCCGGCAGTCCCTGTACTCGCTCACGACGCCCCTGGTCACCGTCTCGTCGCTGTCCGCAGTCCGCCCCCCGATGGCGGCAGCCACCCCGCCCGCACAGCCGAGCGCGCAGTCAAGCCCCACAGCCACGCCGCCGGCGCTCCCGGCCGCTCCCGGCGCCTCGGGTCTGCCGGCTTCGACCGGGCACTGA
- the sigE gene encoding RNA polymerase sigma factor SigE, with product MVGAPLDTTRADRGGAAAPVDRGGVLRRFLRSAGEPKSVTDIADSSSAADSVQTATFASDADAQTWTPPSWEEIVSTHSGRVYRLAYRLTGNQHDAEDLTQEVFVRVFRSLSTYTPGTFEGWLHRITTNLFLDMVRRKQRIRFDALGDDAAERLPSREPSPQQVFHDTHFDADVQQALDTLAPEFRAAVVLCDIEGLSYEEIAATLGVKLGTVRSRIHRGRSHLRKALKHRSPEARRAEQRALAGVAPGLDGEDGTA from the coding sequence ATGGTAGGGGCTCCACTGGACACCACCAGAGCCGACAGGGGAGGTGCGGCTGCGCCTGTGGATCGGGGAGGAGTGCTGCGGCGCTTTCTCAGGTCGGCGGGTGAGCCGAAATCCGTGACCGACATTGCTGACAGCTCCAGCGCTGCTGACTCCGTACAGACCGCGACCTTCGCCTCAGACGCGGACGCGCAGACATGGACTCCGCCCTCGTGGGAGGAGATCGTCAGTACGCACAGCGGCCGGGTCTACCGGCTCGCCTATCGCCTGACGGGCAACCAGCACGACGCCGAGGACCTCACGCAGGAAGTGTTCGTCCGCGTCTTCCGCTCGCTGTCGACGTACACCCCGGGCACTTTCGAGGGCTGGCTGCACCGCATCACCACCAACCTCTTCCTGGACATGGTCCGCCGCAAGCAGCGGATCCGCTTCGACGCCCTCGGGGACGACGCGGCCGAGCGGCTGCCGAGCCGTGAGCCGTCGCCCCAGCAGGTCTTCCACGACACCCACTTCGACGCGGACGTCCAGCAGGCGCTGGACACTCTCGCTCCGGAGTTCCGCGCGGCCGTGGTCCTCTGCGACATCGAGGGGCTGTCGTACGAGGAGATCGCCGCGACGCTGGGCGTCAAGCTCGGCACCGTACGCAGCAGGATCCACCGCGGCCGTTCCCACCTGCGCAAGGCCCTCAAGCACCGTTCGCCCGAGGCCCGTCGCGCCGAGCAGCGCGCGCTGGCCGGGGTGGCACCCGGCCTGGACGGAGAGGACGGGACCGCGTGA
- a CDS encoding O-methyltransferase, whose protein sequence is MRQLRGQERAITANRQTSWAFADAFVAEDEALRWARDRARDSGLPSVSPGTGAALRLLAATTDAKAVAEIGTGTGVSGIYLLQGMRPDGVLTTVDPEPERQGFARQAFRSAGFAANRSRFIPGRALDVLPRLADGGYDLVFCDGDRLESLDVLAESLRLLRPGGLVCFEGVFADGRTVDSAAQPAEVLHLRDLLRTVRESQELLPSLLPVGDGLLCAVRLA, encoded by the coding sequence GTGCGCCAACTACGGGGACAGGAGAGGGCCATTACCGCCAACCGGCAGACGAGCTGGGCCTTCGCCGACGCTTTTGTCGCCGAGGACGAAGCCCTGCGGTGGGCCCGTGACCGGGCCCGCGACTCCGGCCTGCCCTCGGTCTCGCCCGGCACCGGTGCGGCGCTGCGGCTGCTCGCCGCCACCACGGACGCGAAAGCGGTGGCCGAAATCGGTACGGGCACCGGCGTCTCGGGCATCTATCTGCTGCAGGGAATGCGTCCGGACGGCGTGCTGACCACCGTCGACCCGGAGCCCGAGCGCCAGGGCTTCGCCCGTCAGGCGTTCCGCTCGGCCGGCTTCGCGGCGAACCGGTCGCGCTTCATCCCCGGCCGCGCCCTCGACGTACTGCCGCGCCTCGCGGACGGCGGATACGACCTCGTGTTCTGCGACGGCGACCGGCTGGAGTCGCTGGACGTGCTCGCTGAATCGTTGCGCCTGCTGCGGCCCGGTGGACTGGTGTGCTTCGAGGGGGTCTTCGCGGACGGCCGCACGGTCGACTCCGCCGCCCAGCCCGCCGAAGTCCTGCACCTGCGCGACCTGCTGCGCACGGTACGCGAGAGCCAGGAGCTGCTGCCCTCACTGCTCCCGGTCGGCGACGGGCTGCTCTGCGCCGTACGCCTGGCCTGA
- a CDS encoding DUF3117 domain-containing protein — MAAMKPRTGDGPLEVTKEGRGIVMRVPLEGGGRLVVELTPDEADALGDALKKVVG, encoded by the coding sequence ATGGCGGCCATGAAGCCGCGGACGGGCGACGGCCCGCTCGAGGTGACCAAGGAGGGGCGGGGCATCGTCATGCGCGTTCCGCTCGAAGGCGGCGGACGACTCGTTGTCGAGCTGACTCCGGACGAGGCCGATGCACTCGGCGACGCGCTGAAGAAGGTCGTCGGCTGA
- a CDS encoding enoyl-CoA hydratase/isomerase family protein: MADTVLYEVTDGLATVTINRPDSMNAMNTEAKAALRDAVQTAAAASEVRAVLLTATGRAFCVGQDLKEHISSLTADREAGTGRTMSTVQEHYNPIVRALTEMPKPVVAGVNGVAAGAGLGFALAADYRVVADTAKFTTSFAGVALTADSGVSWTLPRLIGQSRAADLLLFPRSFGAQEAYELGIANKLVPEADLASEALAVARALADGPTVALAAIKESLAYGAGHPLREALEKEDELQTRAGASEDHLIAVEAFVGKTKPRYLGR; this comes from the coding sequence ATGGCGGACACCGTGCTCTACGAGGTGACCGACGGACTCGCGACGGTCACCATCAACCGTCCCGACTCGATGAACGCGATGAACACCGAGGCGAAGGCGGCCCTGCGCGACGCGGTGCAGACCGCGGCGGCGGCCTCCGAGGTACGGGCCGTACTGCTCACCGCCACCGGGCGCGCCTTCTGCGTCGGGCAGGACCTCAAGGAGCACATCTCCTCGCTGACGGCCGACCGCGAGGCGGGCACCGGGCGCACCATGTCCACCGTGCAGGAGCACTACAACCCGATCGTGCGGGCCCTCACGGAGATGCCGAAGCCGGTCGTCGCCGGGGTCAACGGCGTCGCCGCGGGAGCGGGCCTCGGGTTCGCGCTCGCCGCCGACTACCGGGTCGTGGCCGACACCGCGAAATTCACCACGTCGTTCGCGGGTGTCGCGCTCACCGCGGACTCGGGCGTCTCCTGGACGCTCCCCCGGCTGATCGGCCAGAGCCGCGCGGCCGATCTGCTGCTGTTCCCGCGCTCGTTCGGCGCGCAGGAGGCGTACGAGCTGGGCATCGCCAACAAGCTGGTACCTGAGGCCGATCTCGCGTCGGAGGCGCTGGCCGTGGCCCGCGCGCTCGCCGACGGCCCGACGGTCGCGTTGGCCGCGATCAAGGAGTCCCTCGCCTACGGGGCCGGCCACCCGCTCCGCGAGGCGCTGGAGAAGGAGGACGAACTCCAGACGCGTGCGGGAGCTTCGGAGGACCACCTCATCGCGGTCGAGGCCTTCGTCGGCAAGACGAAGCCGCGGTATCTGGGGCGCTGA
- a CDS encoding DNA-3-methyladenine glycosylase I, which translates to MSSDAVLGADGKLRCPWGVSTGDYVEYHDSEWGRPVHGDDALYERLCLEAFQSGLSWITILRRREGFRKAFSGFSIAEVAAFTDGDRERLLADPGIIRNRAKIDATLANARELAGWEHGALSGLIWSYAPDPATRRAPRRIADIPAVTTESTALARELKKRGLRFIGPTTAYALMQACGLVDDHLADCFARRAPAGG; encoded by the coding sequence ATGAGTTCGGACGCCGTCTTGGGAGCCGACGGAAAGCTGCGCTGCCCGTGGGGGGTGTCCACCGGGGACTACGTCGAGTACCACGACAGCGAGTGGGGCCGCCCGGTCCACGGCGACGACGCGCTGTACGAGCGGCTCTGCCTGGAGGCGTTCCAGTCGGGGCTCTCCTGGATCACCATCCTGCGCCGCCGCGAGGGGTTCCGTAAGGCCTTCTCCGGGTTCTCCATCGCCGAGGTGGCCGCGTTCACCGACGGGGACCGGGAGCGGCTGCTCGCGGACCCCGGGATCATCCGCAACCGCGCCAAGATCGACGCGACCCTCGCCAACGCCCGGGAGCTCGCGGGCTGGGAGCACGGGGCGCTCTCCGGGCTGATCTGGTCGTACGCACCGGATCCGGCCACCCGCCGGGCGCCCCGCCGCATCGCCGACATCCCGGCGGTGACGACGGAGTCCACGGCGCTCGCCAGGGAACTCAAGAAACGCGGCCTGCGCTTCATCGGCCCGACCACGGCCTACGCCCTGATGCAGGCGTGCGGCCTGGTCGACGACCACCTGGCGGACTGCTTCGCCCGGAGGGCCCCCGCGGGCGGCTGA
- a CDS encoding DivIVA domain-containing protein gives MFWFLLIAMVVVVAAVTLAVIGGGDGAVLSDASPELPVDPLPAARPVGRADIEALRLPMVVRGYRMSDVDDVLGRLGAELAERDARIAELEAALAGARAAAVNDEDPGR, from the coding sequence GTGTTCTGGTTCTTGCTGATCGCGATGGTCGTGGTGGTCGCCGCGGTCACCCTCGCGGTGATCGGCGGCGGTGACGGCGCCGTACTGTCCGATGCTTCCCCCGAACTGCCCGTCGATCCGCTGCCCGCCGCCCGCCCGGTCGGCCGCGCGGACATCGAGGCGCTGCGGCTGCCGATGGTGGTGCGCGGCTACCGGATGTCCGACGTGGACGACGTGCTGGGCAGGCTGGGCGCCGAACTGGCCGAGCGCGACGCGCGGATCGCCGAGCTGGAAGCGGCGCTCGCCGGTGCGCGGGCCGCTGCCGTCAACGACGAGGACCCCGGGCGATGA
- the folP gene encoding dihydropteroate synthase → MLRLGRREFDAHEPVIMAIVNRTPDSFYDQGATFRDEPALSRVEQAVSEGAAIIDIGGVKAGPGEEVTAEEEARRTVGFVAEVRRRHPDVVISVDTWRHDVGAAVCEAGADVLNDAWGGVDPELAAVAARFGAGLVCTHAGGAEPRTRPHRVTYDDVMDDILRVTIGLAERAVSLGVRPDGIMIDPGHDFGKNTRHSLEATRRLGEMTATGWPVLVSLSNKDFVGETLDKPVKERLLGTLATTAVSAWLGAQVYRVHEVAETRQVLDMVATIAGHRAPAVARRGLA, encoded by the coding sequence ATGCTGCGGTTGGGACGGCGCGAGTTCGACGCGCACGAACCGGTGATCATGGCGATCGTGAACCGGACCCCGGACTCGTTCTACGACCAGGGAGCGACCTTCCGCGACGAGCCGGCGCTCTCCCGCGTGGAGCAGGCGGTGTCCGAAGGGGCGGCCATCATCGACATCGGCGGGGTCAAGGCCGGTCCCGGCGAGGAGGTGACGGCCGAGGAGGAGGCGCGGCGTACGGTCGGTTTCGTCGCCGAGGTGCGCCGGCGCCACCCCGATGTGGTGATCAGCGTGGACACCTGGCGCCATGACGTGGGTGCGGCGGTGTGCGAGGCGGGCGCGGATGTGCTGAACGACGCGTGGGGCGGGGTCGATCCGGAACTGGCCGCTGTCGCCGCCCGGTTCGGCGCCGGCCTGGTCTGTACGCACGCGGGCGGCGCCGAACCGCGCACCCGGCCGCACAGGGTCACATACGACGACGTCATGGACGACATCCTGCGGGTCACGATCGGCCTCGCGGAGCGGGCGGTCTCGCTGGGCGTCAGGCCCGACGGGATCATGATCGACCCCGGCCACGACTTCGGGAAGAACACCCGGCACTCGCTGGAGGCCACCCGCAGGCTGGGCGAGATGACCGCGACGGGGTGGCCGGTTCTGGTCTCCCTGTCCAACAAGGACTTCGTGGGCGAGACGCTCGACAAGCCGGTCAAGGAACGGCTGCTCGGGACGCTGGCCACGACAGCGGTCTCGGCATGGCTGGGGGCGCAGGTGTACCGGGTGCACGAAGTGGCCGAGACCCGGCAGGTACTGGACATGGTGGCGACGATCGCGGGCCACCGGGCGCCGGCGGTGGCCCGGCGGGGGCTGGCCTGA
- a CDS encoding TIGR00730 family Rossman fold protein, translated as MGNPEGAPAPEEQRLGPVVRRRDQVQPGTTDQRLLDTMEKGPADWLHTDPWRVMRIQSEFVEGFGALAELPSAISVFGSARTAPGSPEYEAGVRIGGALVDAGFAVITGGGPGAMEAANRGAREANGVSVGLGIELPFEQGLNPHVDIGVNFRYFFVRKTMFVKYAQGFVVLPGGLGTMDELFEALTLVQTRKVTRFPIVLFGTEYWGGLVDWLRGTVVAQGKASEHDLLLFHVTDDVDEAVALVTKETGL; from the coding sequence ATGGGCAACCCTGAGGGAGCACCGGCGCCGGAGGAACAGCGGCTCGGCCCGGTGGTGCGCCGCCGGGACCAGGTTCAGCCCGGCACCACCGACCAGCGGCTGCTCGACACCATGGAGAAGGGACCGGCCGACTGGCTGCACACCGACCCGTGGCGGGTCATGCGCATCCAGTCGGAGTTCGTGGAGGGCTTCGGCGCGCTGGCCGAACTGCCCAGCGCGATCAGCGTCTTCGGGTCGGCCCGTACCGCGCCGGGTTCGCCGGAGTACGAGGCGGGGGTACGGATCGGCGGCGCGCTGGTGGACGCGGGCTTCGCGGTGATCACGGGCGGCGGACCCGGCGCGATGGAGGCGGCCAACAGGGGCGCCAGGGAGGCCAACGGCGTCTCGGTCGGGCTCGGCATCGAGCTGCCCTTCGAGCAGGGCCTCAACCCGCACGTCGACATCGGGGTGAACTTCCGCTACTTCTTCGTCCGCAAGACGATGTTCGTGAAGTACGCGCAGGGCTTCGTGGTCCTGCCCGGTGGCCTCGGCACCATGGACGAGTTGTTCGAGGCCCTGACCCTGGTCCAGACCCGGAAGGTGACCAGGTTCCCGATCGTGCTCTTCGGTACGGAGTACTGGGGCGGCCTGGTCGACTGGCTGCGCGGGACCGTGGTGGCCCAGGGCAAGGCGTCGGAGCACGATCTGCTGCTGTTCCACGTCACGGACGACGTGGACGAGGCAGTGGCCCTGGTGACCAAGGAGACGGGGCTGTAG
- the dapE gene encoding succinyl-diaminopimelate desuccinylase — protein MSETPLDLALDAPALTAQLVDFPSVSGTEKPLADAVEAALRALPHLTVDRYGNNVVARTHLGRAERVVLAGHLDTVPIADNVPSRLDENGVLWGCGSCDMKSGVAVQLRIAATVPEPNRDLTFVFYDNEEVAAELNGLKHVSEAHPDWLAADFAVLLESSDGEVEGGCQGTLRVILRTKGERSHSARAWMGSNAIHSAAPILAKLAAYEPRRPVIDGLEFHEGLNAVRIEGGVANNVIPDACTVVVNFRYAPDRSEEQALAYVKEFFADCDIDEFIVDDHTGGALPGLSHPAAAAFMAAVGGEARPKFGWTDVSRFSALGVPAVNYGPGNPLLAHKRDERVDITRISQTEERLRSWLTD, from the coding sequence ATGTCAGAGACCCCGCTTGACCTCGCACTCGACGCCCCGGCCCTGACCGCACAACTGGTCGACTTCCCGTCCGTGAGCGGCACCGAGAAGCCACTCGCCGACGCGGTGGAGGCGGCGCTGAGGGCGCTGCCGCACCTGACCGTCGACCGGTACGGCAACAACGTCGTCGCCCGGACGCACCTCGGCCGCGCCGAGCGGGTCGTGCTGGCCGGACACCTCGACACCGTGCCGATCGCGGACAACGTCCCGTCGCGGCTCGACGAGAACGGCGTCCTGTGGGGCTGCGGCAGTTGTGACATGAAGTCGGGCGTGGCGGTACAGCTGCGGATCGCGGCGACGGTGCCCGAGCCCAACCGGGACCTCACCTTCGTCTTCTACGACAACGAAGAGGTCGCGGCCGAACTCAACGGCCTCAAGCACGTGTCCGAGGCGCACCCCGACTGGCTCGCGGCGGACTTCGCCGTCCTGCTCGAATCCTCCGACGGCGAGGTCGAGGGCGGCTGCCAGGGCACGCTCCGGGTCATCCTGCGCACCAAGGGCGAGCGCTCCCACTCGGCGCGCGCCTGGATGGGGTCCAACGCGATCCACTCCGCCGCCCCGATCCTGGCGAAGCTGGCCGCGTACGAGCCGCGCAGGCCGGTGATCGACGGCCTGGAGTTCCACGAGGGCCTCAACGCCGTACGGATCGAGGGAGGCGTGGCCAACAACGTCATCCCGGACGCCTGCACGGTGGTGGTCAACTTCCGTTACGCGCCCGATCGCAGCGAGGAGCAGGCGCTGGCGTACGTGAAGGAGTTCTTCGCCGACTGCGACATCGACGAGTTCATCGTCGACGACCACACCGGCGGCGCGCTCCCCGGCCTCTCGCATCCGGCGGCGGCGGCCTTCATGGCGGCGGTCGGCGGCGAGGCCCGCCCGAAGTTCGGCTGGACGGACGTGTCGCGCTTCAGCGCGCTCGGGGTTCCCGCGGTGAACTACGGCCCCGGCAACCCGCTGCTCGCGCACAAGCGCGACGAGCGGGTCGACATCACGAGGATCTCGCAGACAGAGGAACGACTCCGCTCCTGGCTGACGGACTGA
- a CDS encoding ATP-binding protein: MSLSLTRRIARTALLIAAGAAPVVGAAGVASAAELPQAPNLGGVTALDGAGLGNSVDSAARTTTGMAGDTGSKAVKKTVPAAGKTVGAVGKTAAPAAQKAAGDTAGSAGTLVGGTAQSAGGTLPSAGKLPVGGGLPLGQ, from the coding sequence ATGTCCCTCTCCCTGACCCGTCGGATCGCCCGTACCGCGCTGCTGATCGCGGCGGGCGCGGCCCCCGTGGTCGGTGCGGCCGGCGTCGCAAGCGCCGCGGAACTCCCGCAGGCCCCGAACCTGGGCGGCGTGACCGCACTCGACGGCGCCGGCCTGGGCAACTCCGTCGACAGTGCGGCCCGGACGACCACCGGTATGGCCGGTGACACCGGCAGCAAGGCCGTCAAGAAGACCGTCCCGGCCGCAGGCAAGACGGTCGGCGCCGTCGGCAAGACCGCCGCTCCCGCCGCCCAGAAGGCCGCGGGCGACACCGCGGGCTCCGCAGGCACCCTGGTCGGCGGCACCGCGCAGAGCGCCGGCGGCACCCTCCCGTCCGCGGGCAAGCTGCCGGTCGGCGGCGGTCTGCCGCTCGGCCAGTAG
- the dapC gene encoding succinyldiaminopimelate transaminase yields the protein MSALSSRLPAFPWDKLEPYKATAAAHPDGIVDLSVGTPVDPVPPIVREALVAAADSPGYPTVWGTTELRDAISGWCERRLGAREVVHTNVLPVVGSKELVAWLPTQLGLGAGDRVAYPRLAYPTYEVGARLCGAEPVVYDDPTELDPEGIRLLWLNSPSNPTGQVLGRDELVRIVAWAREHGILLASDECYFELGWETEPVSVLHPDVCGGTYEGLIAVHSLSKRSNLAGYRAAFIAGDAAVLGELLQIRKHGGMMTAAPVQAAVVAALGDDAHVTEQRSRYLARRTALRTALEAHGFRIEHSEASLYLWATRDEECWDTVAHLAELGILVAPGDFYGVAGERFVRVALTATDERVAAAVKRLGEK from the coding sequence GTGTCCGCACTCTCATCGCGCCTCCCCGCCTTCCCCTGGGACAAGCTGGAGCCGTACAAGGCGACGGCTGCCGCCCACCCGGACGGCATCGTGGACCTCTCCGTCGGCACACCGGTCGACCCGGTCCCCCCGATCGTGCGCGAGGCGCTCGTCGCGGCGGCCGACTCACCGGGGTATCCCACGGTGTGGGGGACCACGGAGCTGCGCGACGCGATCAGCGGCTGGTGCGAGCGCAGGCTCGGCGCGCGCGAGGTCGTGCACACCAACGTGCTGCCCGTCGTCGGCTCCAAGGAGCTGGTGGCCTGGCTGCCCACGCAGCTCGGCCTGGGGGCCGGTGACCGGGTGGCGTACCCGCGGCTCGCCTACCCGACATACGAGGTGGGCGCGCGGCTCTGCGGCGCGGAGCCGGTCGTGTACGACGACCCGACGGAGCTGGACCCCGAGGGGATCAGGCTGCTCTGGCTCAACTCGCCGTCGAACCCGACCGGCCAGGTTCTCGGCCGGGACGAACTGGTCCGGATCGTCGCCTGGGCGCGGGAGCACGGCATCCTGCTCGCGAGCGACGAGTGCTACTTCGAGCTGGGCTGGGAGACCGAGCCGGTCTCCGTGCTCCACCCGGATGTCTGCGGCGGTACGTACGAGGGCCTGATCGCCGTCCACTCGCTCTCGAAGCGCTCCAACCTGGCCGGCTACCGTGCCGCGTTCATCGCGGGCGACGCCGCCGTACTCGGCGAGCTGCTGCAGATCCGCAAGCACGGCGGGATGATGACGGCCGCGCCCGTACAGGCCGCGGTGGTGGCCGCGCTCGGCGACGACGCCCATGTGACGGAGCAGCGGTCGCGGTACCTGGCCCGGCGCACCGCCCTGCGGACCGCGCTGGAGGCGCACGGCTTCCGGATCGAGCACAGCGAGGCCAGCCTCTATCTGTGGGCGACCCGCGACGAGGAGTGCTGGGACACCGTCGCCCACCTCGCGGAGCTGGGCATCCTGGTGGCGCCCGGTGACTTCTACGGGGTGGCGGGCGAGCGTTTCGTCCGCGTCGCGTTGACGGCCACGGACGAGCGGGTGGCCGCGGCGGTCAAGCGGCTGGGCGAGAAGTAG